A single Drosophila ananassae strain 14024-0371.13 chromosome 3L, ASM1763931v2, whole genome shotgun sequence DNA region contains:
- the LOC6495162 gene encoding protein charlatan isoform X6 yields the protein MATLIPTSGGHPAASGQTSNVEATYEDMFKEITRKLYGEETGNGLHTLGTPVAQVATSGPTAVPEGEQRSFTNLQQLDRSAAPSIEYESSAAAGGGTGNVATTQANVIQQQQQQQQGESGNSVVVTASGGSAVVPAPSVAAVGGFKSEDHLSTAFGLAALMQNGFAAGQAGLLKAGEQQQRWAQDGSGLVAAAAAEPQLVQWTSGGKLQSYAHVSQQQQQQQQPHQSTPKSKKHRQEHAAELIYASPSTSANAAQNLAQSTPTSAPSNSSGGSTSSSGGGGRKKAQAQAAAATANGVHIQKRYACTHCPYSTDRRDLYTRHENIHKDEKPFQCYACLKQFNRADHVKKHFLRMHRELQYDINKTRRHVSAGSGSSGSGSSGGGSHHSGGRGNVTINASGVNIDNAFLEAQRHPTSSSLSIAETIEAVASATDMPLAQLKQEKLDDGGGGVLPLHVMQQPVASSSSGSSGSHANGNGGGNSGLLKPKREKRFTCCYCPWSGADKWGLKRHLNTHTKPFVCLLCDYKAARSERLATHVLKVHNKRACSKCSYLADTQEEFQAHMSDVHPHDNRPARSGNGNTSGGGGGSSTSSGNSSGNGNGNGTVAGGGGGINANSGGHGHGHSHSHSHSHSHSHSQNLNVLRTIGNSLVANNQLNTYAGNAFG from the exons ATGGCCACACTAATACCGACATCCGGCGGCCATCCAGCAGCGAGCGGACAGACCTCTAATGTGGAGGCCACATACGAAGATATGTTCAAGGAAATCACACGAAAATTGTACGGCGAGGAGACCGGTAACGGTTTGCATACGCTCGGCACGCCGGTGGCTCAGGTGGCCACCAGCGGGCCGACAGCGGTGCCCGAGGGCGAGCAGCGCTCCTTCACGAACCTG CAACAACTGGATCGCTCGGCAGCGCCCAGCATTGAATACGAATCTAGTGCAGCAGCTGGTGGAGGCACCGGTAACGTGGCCACCACCCAAGCGAATGTAattcagcaacaacaacagcaacagcaaggaGAGTCGGGTAACTCGGTGGTGGTGACGGCAAGCGGTGGATCTGCTGTGGTCCCGGCACCCAGTGTTGCGGCAGTTGGAGGCTTCAAGTCGGAAGACCACTTGAGCACAGCCTTCGGGCTGGCGGCCCTGATGCAGAACGGCTTCGCCGCTGGTCAGGCGGGTCTGCTGAAGGCCggcgagcagcagcagcgctgGGCCCAGGACGGATCGGGTCTGGTGGCGGCTGCAGCCGCTGAGCCACAGCTCGTCCAGTGGACATCGGGCGGGAAGCTGCAGAGCTATGCCCATGTcagccagcaacagcagcagcagcaacagccgcaTCAGAGCACACCCAAGTCCAA AAAACACCGTCAGGAGCATGCGGCCGAGTTGATCTACGCCAGCCCCTCGACATCGGCCAATGCGGCCCAGAACCTGGCCCAGTCCACACCCACCTCAGcgcccagcaacagcagcggcggcagcaCCAGCTCctccggaggaggaggacggaAGAAGGCCCAGGCCCAAGCAGCTGCCGCAACCGCCAATGGAGTGCACATCCAGAAGCGGTACGCCTGCACCCACTGTCCGTATTCGACGGACCGCCGGGATCTGTACACCCGGCACGAGAACATCCACAAGGACGAGAAGCCATTCCAGTGCTACGCCTGCCTCAAGCAATTCAATCGCGCCGATCACGTCAAGAAGCACTTCCTGCGGATGCATCGGGAGCTCCAGTACGACATCAACAAGACGCGACGGCATGTGTCGGCCGGCAGTGGCTCCTCGGGCAGCGGCTCATCCGGCGGCGGATCCCACCACTCCGGCGGTCGCGGCAATGTGACCATTAATGCCAGCGGCGTCAACATCGATAATGCCTTCTTGGAGGCGCAACGGCATCCCACCTCGTCCAGCCTGAGCATCGCGGAGACCATCGAGGCGGTGGCCTCGGCGACCGACATGCCGCTGGCCCAGCTCAAGCAGGAGAAGCTGGACGATGGCGGTGGCGGAGTCCTGCCCCTCCACGTCATGCAACAGCCCGTGGCCAGCTCCAGTTCGGGTAGCAGCGGGAGTCATGCCAACGGCAATGGCGGCGGCAACTCCGGCCTGTTGAAGCCGAAGCGGGAGAAGCGCTTCACCTGCTGCTACTGCCCGTGGTCCGGAGCGGACAAGTGGGGTCTCAAGCGGCACCTCAACACGCACACAAAGCCCTTCGTCTGCCTGCTCTGCGACTACAAGGCGGCGCGCTCCGAGCGCCTGGCCACCCACGTCCTCAAGGTGCACAACAAGCGGGCCTGCAGCAAGTGCTCCTATCTGGCGGACACCCAGGAGGAGTTCCAGGCTCACATGAGCGATGTGCA TCCGCACGATAACCGGCCGGCGCGGAGCGGTAATGGCAACAcgagcggcggcggcggcggcagcagcaccAGTAGCGGCAATAGCAGcggcaatggcaatggcaatggcacGGTCgccggcggtggcggtggcatTAACGCCAATTCCGGCGGCCATGGCCACGGTCACAGtcacagccacagccacagccatagccatagccatagccaGAATCTCAATGTGCTGCGAACCATCGGCAACAGCCTGGTGGCCAACAACCAGCTGAACACCTATGCCGGCAACGCTTTTGGGTAA